The Populus nigra chromosome 4, ddPopNigr1.1, whole genome shotgun sequence genome contains the following window.
aaaaactgttcacgtgaacttgttcacgtgaatagtgcATTCATTCAGGAACAGTGTGTGACAGTGTGTGTTTCACAGGTAGAAACTTGTAAAAAAGCAGTTTTTTACTGCTTCCAACAAATCGTGGTCGTGCCGCATAAATATAGTGGGACCcatatattttgattgtttaGTAATCTATAACCAAACGGTCATTTTGtacgtttttaaaaaaacacaaacactaaCACTAACACGTTGCCAAACAAGTTCTTTGAAGATGTTTCTCGATACTTGCATAGTAAGTTTTTGTGTTGGATCGATTCTCCTAAGTACAGATGCTAATTCCTTTTCTAAAAGTTTGGTATTAATTATGCTCGACATAAACTCATTCTTTGGAAGCTTAATAAGCTATTTACATGGACTTTGCAACAGGAAAATTAATATGCAAGCATCATTTTGTACTATCTCGTAAGTTAAGAATGAAATTGTTGCTTTGTTTGTATCCTCGTTTAGACCATCATCAAGGAGCAGGTTcggtagttaaaaaaaaaaaggagtgatttcttcttttttattgttattttttaagatgaattttgatataaaacatgtagttaattttttaacatgaattttGTTTGTATCCTCGTTTAGACAATAAAAAAGTTcggtagttaaaaaaaaagaagtgatttcttttttttttttattattattatttaagatgaattttgatataaaacatGTAGTTattagtcaataaaaaaatcttgaatgaaaaaaatatacatggtCTTATTTGCTAGTTAATAGcatgtttattttgtattttaaaaatattttttaaaaaaattaaattttattattattttataaaattaatattattttgatattttaaaattattttgatatgttaatatcaaaaataattttattttaatatattattaaataaaaaaacattctaaaaaGTACCGTATATCGAACTCATATTACACTATAAATCATCCATCTAGACTTATTAATTAANNNNNNNNNNNNNNNNNNNNNNNNNNNNNNNNNNNNNNNNNNNNNNNNNNNNNNNNNNNNNNNNNNNNNNNNNNNNNNNNNNNNNNNNNNNNNNNNNNNNNNNNNNNNNNNNNNNNNNNNNNNNNNNNNNNNNNNNNNNNNNNNNNNNNNNNNNNNNNNNNNNNNNNNNNNNNNNNNNNNNNNNNNNNNNNNNNNNNNNNGGTTATGAATTTTATTCAAGGTTGATTTAgggttaattataattttacattCTTCTATGTCAGTTAGTCAGACATAGAAACCCGTCTTTGGGGTTAAGTCATACATAAAAGACTGGATGATGTAACATTCCAGTAATAATTTTTACTAAATTATGCACTGGTTTTTTAGAACTCctcaaaagcttaaaaaatcttaacaattaaagaaataatacaataaaaataattatgcaaaaaataataaagaaagtgGCCCTATCATAAAACTAGCTaacgatttttttaaaaaaaatttttaaccCTTTATCTTATACTTTACTAAGATGTCTATGCAACAAACATATAAGCATTCCAttctattgaattaaattaataaaaataaatataaaatactgatataattttacaagttattttttatacatcaagataatatatatactatatgaATTGCTATCGGTCTATCTAGATTATATTGTTGGTCTGATTTAGATTTTGtcatttaattgttttcatgGAGTATTTgagacaataataatagtagttttttaaaatattttttatttaaaaatatattaaaatattttttaatacattaaaacaattcaaaaacattacaaatttattaattaaaaaaaacggaatttttaaaaactccAGTATTGTGCTGGTAGGTGGGGGTGAGCAGAGCAGCCACTCCTCGACAGGCGTAGAAAATAGAATGGGGGATTTTATTGGACAGGATGATCAGGTACCTATAATTTGTCATGTAGTAGAGTTGAAAACCGACGTCTGTGTTGGGAACTTGTGCTGGGAAGCAAGAAGGAAGCAAGAACATTGACAGATATAATTACGGAACATGCATCGAAGCCAACGGACGACAATTCATGGGGCCTGACAAAGATCACATAGTTATGTCATGCTAGCTCGTGAATGcgtgtattttattttacaagagaACTGGGCAGCATATTAACGGTCTCCAAAGCCAACTCAACTCAACCCCTCGATTTGACCTCGGATTTTAAAGATATCATTTgcgatatttttaaattctaaaaataaactgatataatttatatatataaataattattttaaagatattaaaattCTGATAATGATATCGCTGATATCgttgaaaaatatcaacaagatgaatccaaaaataataagaagGTCACCAACGACAATTGAAATGAGTCATACAAGCCATCTAAATATGTCGAGGCATTTGTGGCATACTCCGATCACcattaataatctttttttatgtcGTTGAATTTATCTCTTCGAGATCTTTCTAACGGTACTAGTGTTGTTGTAACTAAAGCTTCAGTATGCTCCtgggatcttttttttttctttctcttcttcttgtaatttgtgaagagagagaagatagtaaaaaataataatttggagACACATCAAAACTCCAATGATAACATTAATGATACCGTTAGAAAGATCTCGACAAAACTAATCAAATAACATCAAAGAAGGTCATCAATGGTGACCAAAGTGTGGTACGCGAGCTATCCAAAGACAAATGAGCCCTGACATATTTGAACACTTACTCTGGTCATCATTCTTGACTttctttagtgtttttagattcaTCTAGtcaatatcttttcaataatattaGTGGTGTCGTTATCGAAATTTCAGTGTATTTCTaaagtctttttctttctttcattctttgtttttttgtctctcctatttgcttttttttttttttttgtaaattgtatcaatatatttttaaaatttaagagagtcatgaataatattatttacgCTCTTTAAACTGTACTACTTTCCTAAatgttttctatattattttattttatttttgtgaaattCTAGAgacaaaaatattctaaaagagCAGCTGAAGACCGAATTccaatttttttgggtttttgtcgTGCGGTCAAATATTACAATATATCAGCAAATGAATAATATATGCCCACATGTTTCACACTGGACCCACTTCTTTTAAggacaatatttttaatttaatgtaagaAGTAGAAGAGCCGTTAGGTATGAAAACATCAATTACTGTTGTCATCTCTCAACTTTCCAGATCACGTGGACCGAATCTTAACCACAACTTgggtaatgaaaaaaaaaatctaattcataGCTTTATCTCCCAAGTTtcgaaaatttattaaattaacgaTTGTAGTATAATTATGAGCATAACAACCCTTATACGGTCAATATGTAGTGGCATGTGGTCACTCTTGCAACTTATGTTCATCAGATGTCCCAATGTGTTCAAATCATACTCTGATGAACAGAGCAACTAGAGATGGCTATAGTTATCCACAATCGAGTTTCTAACATATTCATTTTCTAttcattatatttaaaaaatcaattatacaagtatgatttattattcaatataaattaaaaaagttatatatatatatatatatatatatatgagaaagagagagttatgttaatattaaagtaTGCATAGGTAACTTGTGCTATGCCGCTTGgctatctgattttttttaatataaaaaaacatattaagacAATGcaagtgtttaaaaaaatacaaaataaaaaaaaacagtttaacaagcctgattaatttaataacatgaatttttttttaaaaaatacaataattgtaaataagacaaagaaaatgacaataaaaaaggtgaaaaagcTCTAATCAAGCACATCTGGATTAGTATGTCAAAATAATTCTGACAAgagtaaattgaataaaatcatgaatgTCAATTATATAACAACTCAATGTCaaagaatgatattttttttaaataaagcaacgaaaaaataataatttaaacaagATTAATCCAATAACATCATGATCTTAGGCATAAAATTGACATCatcccataaaaaaaagtgaagaaagaaGCACCAACACTAATTCCCAAACAAATCCAAATAAGTTTTTGAGAAATTCattcataatatttatattttaaataaaaaaaaagtgaaaaaaaacaaatattaattccaaaacaatcaaatatatatatggagttggttttAAATGGATTTCATTCatactatttatattttatcaattatctatcaaATAAGGAAAGTATTGAAAACAAATACATGCATTCGGGCAACATCTATCGAGTTTAAGCAAACTTGCTATCCCTAAAAGTCACCATTCATGTATATGACTATAGATTCAAAACGTAAGAGTTGATATCCCAAACTATgctgagttaaaaaaaaaggtgatttaactaatttttaaaacttgaggGATGACATAATGAATTtctaccttttaaaaaaacagagagtagAAAGTTAAGGTTTCATATtctgaatattaatattaattaaatattactattattatattactataatttatataattatattaaagccgacatgagagaaagagagaatcaTTCCTTACTTGAGCTTGCAAGACTTTTTAATTAGAGCTCCTTTTCATCTCATCTCCAGAGTTTAACTATGATGCACTCGAACTGTTCAAAGCTCTCTAATTAGCTAGTTTCCATATTCGGTGGGTTTCAAGGTAAATAATATATGCTACCATAGCTTAACCTTAAAGCCACACCAAAATATTTCTCCATCTCTCTTCTTAGTTATTATCCTCCCGTATCTGTTTTCTTCTCTTGCATGTGCGCTTCACAACTAGTTCTtctactttaatatattttcttgttaatcatATTTCTGTTCTTGATGTTCGTTGATATATATGTTGCCTGTTGTATCATTGGCAGGTGCTTGTTATATTGAAGAAACTAAATGGTGGTTGGACTTGGagaatcatttttatatttttaattaaatttgcaaGCTTGGTTAGATGCCATGGCCATGTCTTTGTTGAATATTTCAGGTGGTAGGGCTAGTATGAAAAGaatgttgttgttgatgttgattGCTGGTATTTGTGTGCCCATTGAAGTTGTTTTTGGTCAGGCACCTGCAAAGGCAAATGGAACTAatgtttcttcttcctcttcttcaagGCCGAGTGTTGCAAATATAGGAACTTTATATACTTATGATTCTGTGATAGGAAGAGCAGCTGGGCCAGCTATTGCAGCTGCTGTTGATGATGTCAATTCTGATCCAACCATTCTTCCTTGGACTAGATTGAACCTTATTTCTCACAACACTAATTGCAGTGGATTTCTTGCAACTGTTGAAGGTATTTCTTTCACAATATCATTTTCAAGATATTCTTTTTCCTGTCTTTGAATCTGGGATTGCTTtgcctttttttcccttcaaattcTGGCACTCTTGTTGTAATTGCAGTGTCTGTTTCCAATGCCTGCTATGGTTTAGTGCTTAAGCTCCATTTTCCTTACTAGCTTTGCAGTTACAATTTCCATTGACAGAATATGATTAATACTGTCTCTAGCTCCAAAGATGCAGCTTTGAACTATATTGGTGTAGCTGTATGATTGTCTTGGGTTCAGTAGTGCTAGCATTTATCATCAATGCCTGCAAAAatctccctttatttttttcacaactttgaAAGCCATGGAAATGTTGTAATTTCAAATGTGAAACAAATTTTGTGAAACAAATTTGAAGCTCATGTTTGGTGGCTGTAATTATAGGCAAATTTTGGAGTGAGGACATAATTCAAATCATATCTACCTTGAATTTTGTTGAGATGTTCATGCCAACTAACTGGTAAGTGTGACTATTAGATCCTGTTTAAATAGGAGTCTCGAACAAGAAAAGAACACACTAGGATCATGTGCACAACATCCTTCCCTTTGCAACACAGAAAGAACATTTTGATGAAGATTTTGATGGACGTTTCCTTGCCCATGATGCAGTTTTGCAGCTGATGGTAAATGACGTTGTTGCTGTAATTGGCCCCCAATCTTCTGGAATAGCTCATATCATATCTCATGTTGTCAACGAACTTCATGTTCCACTTTTGTCATTTGCAGCAACAGATCCCACCCTTTCTGCATTACAGTACCCATATTTCCTCCGCACCACACAGAATGACTATTTCCAGATGTATGCAATTGCTGATATCGTTACGTATTTTGGGTGGCGAGAGGTGATTGCCATTTTTGTGGATGATGATTATGGAAGAAGTGGGATATCTATACTGGGTGATGCCCTGGCAATGAAGCGTGCCAAGATCTCTTACAAGGCTGCCCTCGCCCCAAGAGCTTCTAGAAGTCAAATCTCCGACTTGTTACTTAAAGTTAACCAGATGGAATCTCGGGTTTACGTTGTACATGTAAATCCTGATTCTGGTTTGTCACTTTTTTCTACTGCTAGAAGTCTTCATATGATGACCAAAGGCTATGTTTGGATTGCTACAGATTGGCTACCTTCGGTTTTAAATGCATTAGAACCAGTTGACACTGACACAATGAATCTTTTGCAAGGGGTTATTGCTCTTCGCCATCACACTCAAGATACTGATCtcaagaaaaaatttatgtctAAGTGGAGCAGCCTAAACCACAAGAAGAGCACTGGTGCTTCTGGTTTCAATTCTTATGCACTCTATGCCTATGATACAGTATGGTTAGCTGCCCGAGCTCTTGATGTTTTTCTCAATGAAGGTAGAAATCTATCATACTCAAGTGATCCAAAGTTGAAAGACACAAATGGAAGCGCACTGAACTTATCATCAATGCGTATTTTTGATGGAGGCCAAGAGTTTCTCCAGACACTTCTTAGAATGAACTTCACTGGTCTAAGTGGTCAAATTCAATTTAACGTGGATAAGAACTTGGTTCATCCAGCCTATGATGTTCTTAACATTGGTGGGACAGGGTCCAGAAGGATTGGTTATTGGTCAAATTACTCTGGTCTCTCAACTGTTACTCCAGAGGTCTTATATACAAAGCCTAAAAACACTTCTGCCAGTAGTCAACATCTTTACAGTGCAATATGGCCTGGTGAAACTTCGCTTGTACCTCGAGGATGGGTATTCCCTGAAAATGGGAAGCCACTGCGCATTGCAGTGCCCAATCGCGTTAGTTATGTACAATTTGTCTCTCAAGACAAGAATCCCCCAGGGGTTAGGGGATACTGCATTGACGTCTTCGAAGCTGCAGTAAACTTGCTGCCATATCCTGTCCCGCACATATACATGTTACACGGAGATGGCAAGAGAAATCCAGTCTACAATGAGATTGTCCAAGCGGTTGCGGAAGATGTGAGTATCTGGCTATAATCTGtaacttagttttttcattattttggaGCTATACCTTTGATGGTTACATTatagtagttttttttgtttgctctcTTCCTCTTCAGCGCTATGATGCAGCTGTTGGAGATGTTACAATAGTCACAAATAGGACAAAGATTGTCGATTTTACACAGCCTTTTATGGAATCAGGGCTGGTTGTAGTAGCTCCGGTCAAGGAGGTGAAGTCTAGCCCCTGGGCTTTCCTTAAGCCATTTACTTTTCAAATGTGGCTTGTCACAGGTGCCTTCTTTCTTCTCGTGGGAGCTGTAGTCTGGATTCTTGAACACCGAATCAATCATGAATTCAGGGGTTCACCAAGGCAACAACTTATGACAATATTCTGGTTAGCATGCTTTGAAGTCGTTGGTATTTGATAGGCCCTGGTTTTGTTAAAGTTGCACTTCTTTTTAGTCGTAATTTCAGAGCAATTAGGCAACGTCCCTCACTGCTGCACAGGTGCCTTGAGGTGTCCTGGTGATCCCGCAGAACTAATACATGAAGTAGAAGTACATGCAATGAAAATCACTATTTTAGTATGCATATAGCATGAAAGTAGCTGAGAGATCATGATGTCGGTTCGTTTTAGTTCAAAGAAAGCAGTCTAACAGATCATGATAGAATGTGGAACATGCTAGTAATCAACGATAAGTAAATATATTTAGGCAGTAGTAGGCACAATGTAGTCAGCTGGTGTAAAGCCTTAGTTTTAAGCATTCTTCTGCCAAGGAGGTACATTTATGTTATGTGCTTTGCTTCACAAATATTAGAATGCCTCTAATAGACATATGTGTTGATCTTGCAGGTTTAGTTtctcaacaatgtttttttcacACAGTAAGTGAGCTATGCCTATCAATTCATTCTCTCTTTACTTGGTCCTTCACATAAGCTTTCTAGTGGAAACTCCTAACAATCTCAGCTGCTTGGACGTGGTGCAGGAGAGAACACTTTGAGCACCTTGGGACGATTTGTGCTGATCATTTGGCTATTTGTAGTGTTGATTATCAATTCAAGCTACACAGCAAGTTTGACATCCATCCTCACAGTGCAGCAGTTAACATCACGGATTGAAGGGATTGACAGCTTGGCCGCGGGTAATGAACCAATTGGAGTTCAAGATGGGTCATTTGCAAGGAACTACCTGATCGACGAGCTCAACATCGCAGAATCTAGACTTGTAATATTGAAAAGCCAGGAGGAATACAGTACTTTCCTTCAACTTGGACCAAATCGTGGTGGTGTGGCTGCCATTGTTGACGAGCTTCCTTACATTGAGCTCTTCTTGTCTGCCTCCAATTGTGCATTTAAAATTGTGGGGCAAGAATTCACAAAAAGTGGATGGGGATTTGTAAGTATCTACGTTATTTGTCAGTCTAAGCTTGAAAACATCATTAGTGCAACTAATCTTGTACCTAGGATTTGCTAGATTTCTATAAATGATTTCTTTCGCATGGATATATGCTGCATCCTTGTTTTCAGCTTATTTGGGCAAAATAATAGGCATTTGatatttttccttcattttgtGTTCTTTCTCCAATGGATGGGCGACCATAAAGGGGACAACCTCTCACTTTCTTGATCTCTACCTCTCTTAAGTTAGAACCAGTACTTAGTAAGTTAACACAGAATCTCCCTGTTATGAAGGGAGAGACTAGGACCCAAGGACTGGTGGTATGCTTTCAATAGAACTTGAAATGCTTGCAGTCAAAGTCCAGAATTGGATATGAAATGTCTGTAGGGAACTCCAGAAATTTTCTTACAATCAGATTTTCTTGTTACAGGCGTTTCAAAGGGACTCCCCTCTAGCAGTTGACTTGTCAACTGCCATTCTTCGACTTTCAGAAAATGGTGATCTCCAAAAAATCCACAACAAATGGCTGACACATGCGGATTGCTCGGCGCAAGGCaatgaaattgatgaaaatcaTCTCTCCCTGAAGAGTTTCTGGGGTCTGTTTCTTATCTGCGGCATTGCGTGCTCCATTTCCCTTGTCGTGTTCTTCTGTAATATCATTTGTCAGTACCGTAAATTTACTCCAGAAGATGGTGAGGCGGCAGAGGTGGATGAGATTCAGCCACCAAGGCCTCAACGCTCCGTTTGCTCAACTAGCGTCAAGAAATTGATCGCTTTTGTAGACAAGAAAGAGGCAGAGATTAAGGAGATGATTAAACCAAAGAGTATTGATATCAAACGACAAGGTAGCCCGAGCTCCGATGGGCACACCATTTCATCAGCTTAAGGAAAAGATTTCCCTGCTGAAGTTTCTTAATACTCCCTCCTCAtgacaataaaatcaatttctgATTCCCCCCTCCTCTCCTTTGATTCAAAAATGTTAAGCAGCTAGAGCTAAATtggaaaaatatcaattactGATTAGAGGTAGATCTTACTGTAACATActctatatatattattagatttattagtGAAAGTAATGTATTGAAATATTTAACTTTTCATGTCAATCAAAAGAATACTAAATTAGTTCTCTTCTTAGAGTTTTCTTTAGTTCTTatgattcaatttattttttagcccTAAATAATTCTTAGTTTCACAAGTATTTAGagaatttaaacattttaaaattttcaaaaacataaccatatttttcacttatatagataatttattattaaaagtatTATACCATATTCTAGTTCATAAgtcaagatataaaaataattaagagtaCATTAATAGTATTTTGTTTATGATGTATATATCTATTTATCATTATACATACTATTTTGTGGCATTATAATTGCTAACTATTTGTCACATGAATATAGATTGTAGACACTAGCATTAGCCAACATAGAATATCCTTTAAGAAATTCATAAGTCACATGGGTTTCTCTCTAACTTTATCAAGAGCTATAAAATCTAATTCCATTATAAATCTTGCAATGcatattttcttagaaaatttCCAACACATAGCTACTCCATCGAGTATGAAAACATACCCACTAGTGGTTTTTTAATCCTTGGTATAATATATTCAATTCAGGTTACATTACCCTTCTAATACCATTAGGTACCCAATATAATGCAATCCATAGTTCAAGGTACacttcaaatatttaaatatcttattttattactttttaataattcatactaagattattgataattttattcaatttgctaTTTAAGTATGTAATACTTGGTCTTGTATAATTCATAAAATACATCAAACTCCTAATTTCACAAACTTTACTCCTAAGACTACTGTCGTGTGTGTAACACCTTTAAATTATAATGTCATGAAAACTCAAACATTTCTTTATTAATATcaagtattgaataatatgtctaagattatagaattttttttattgaaatttcggcagagtttcctttgttttctaacgttaccaagttatcgactagaCTTCATTCAATCACAATACTCAAAACTTTCACTTTGATCCAACCATCCTGGATCATATCCTATctcatcaaataatatttcacatAACTAtactttattgtattttctcaaccttacatcatcaacaaataacacattaactacaaacaattataaacttaaaagattcatattgaattaattattacaTTAACATGCTTCCATCTTTTAAACATGcatgattataattattaaatattcattttgaatagtttaataatattagttccttactcatatattttaaatgtataaGTACCAAAAGCAAACATCTTCATGATACATATATTACAATCTACATATAatacaaattacatataaagcaaatatatTACATCCCACAAAATAAACAGATTAAAACACAAAGCCTATATTTAACGCTTCGCATCACCTCGTGAAAAACCTGTATTcataacattaataagaaataaggaAGATAACACATTAAAGATGATAAAGCTATTATGTTCACAAgtcttcaaaatatatcaaattatcttTCATCTCCAACTTACTatatatcaacattaataacccattcaaaatttattaatccTACACTTATAGGACCTCTGTAACCAACACTCATTGCTTAACTTTTACTTTGGTAGTTCATAATTTTACCTCAAACTCGGCTAACCCTCTTAAATAGCTAACAATCTAACCGGTAATTCtatacgaattacccaacatctgGCTATTCTCTACCAATAGCCAAtataaccggtaattccatacgaattacccaacatcctACTATTCTCTATCAATAGCCAATACAACCGGTAATCCCATACCAATTAGTAATTCTATACTAACCGGTAATTCATACCAaccaaccggtaattccataccaaCCGGTAATTCACTAACCAACCAGTAATTCTATACTAACCGGTAATTCATACTAACCAACCGGTAATCCCATACTAACCAGTAATTCTATGCTAACCGGTAATTCATACTAACCAACCGGTAATCCCATACCAACATGTCTTAAACAACTCATAACTaataatgaaattttgaattttaa
Protein-coding sequences here:
- the LOC133692581 gene encoding glutamate receptor 3.4-like isoform X2, with the protein product MAMSLLNISGGRASMKRMLLLMLIAGICVPIEVVFGQAPAKANGTNVSSSSSSRPSVANIGTLYTYDSVIGRAAGPAIAAAVDDVNSDPTILPWTRLNLISHNTNCSGFLATVEVLQLMVNDVVAVIGPQSSGIAHIISHVVNELHVPLLSFAATDPTLSALQYPYFLRTTQNDYFQMYAIADIVTYFGWREVIAIFVDDDYGRSGISILGDALAMKRAKISYKAALAPRASRSQISDLLLKVNQMESRVYVVHVNPDSGLSLFSTARSLHMMTKGYVWIATDWLPSVLNALEPVDTDTMNLLQGVIALRHHTQDTDLKKKFMSKWSSLNHKKSTGASGFNSYALYAYDTVWLAARALDVFLNEGRNLSYSSDPKLKDTNGSALNLSSMRIFDGGQEFLQTLLRMNFTGLSGQIQFNVDKNLVHPAYDVLNIGGTGSRRIGYWSNYSGLSTVTPEVLYTKPKNTSASSQHLYSAIWPGETSLVPRGWVFPENGKPLRIAVPNRVSYVQFVSQDKNPPGVRGYCIDVFEAAVNLLPYPVPHIYMLHGDGKRNPVYNEIVQAVAEDRYDAAVGDVTIVTNRTKIVDFTQPFMESGLVVVAPVKEVKSSPWAFLKPFTFQMWLVTGAFFLLVGAVVWILEHRINHEFRGSPRQQLMTIFWFSFSTMFFSHTAWTWCRREHFEHLGTICADHLAICSVDYQFKLHSKFDIHPHSAAVNITD
- the LOC133692581 gene encoding glutamate receptor 3.4-like isoform X1 codes for the protein MAMSLLNISGGRASMKRMLLLMLIAGICVPIEVVFGQAPAKANGTNVSSSSSSRPSVANIGTLYTYDSVIGRAAGPAIAAAVDDVNSDPTILPWTRLNLISHNTNCSGFLATVEVLQLMVNDVVAVIGPQSSGIAHIISHVVNELHVPLLSFAATDPTLSALQYPYFLRTTQNDYFQMYAIADIVTYFGWREVIAIFVDDDYGRSGISILGDALAMKRAKISYKAALAPRASRSQISDLLLKVNQMESRVYVVHVNPDSGLSLFSTARSLHMMTKGYVWIATDWLPSVLNALEPVDTDTMNLLQGVIALRHHTQDTDLKKKFMSKWSSLNHKKSTGASGFNSYALYAYDTVWLAARALDVFLNEGRNLSYSSDPKLKDTNGSALNLSSMRIFDGGQEFLQTLLRMNFTGLSGQIQFNVDKNLVHPAYDVLNIGGTGSRRIGYWSNYSGLSTVTPEVLYTKPKNTSASSQHLYSAIWPGETSLVPRGWVFPENGKPLRIAVPNRVSYVQFVSQDKNPPGVRGYCIDVFEAAVNLLPYPVPHIYMLHGDGKRNPVYNEIVQAVAEDRYDAAVGDVTIVTNRTKIVDFTQPFMESGLVVVAPVKEVKSSPWAFLKPFTFQMWLVTGAFFLLVGAVVWILEHRINHEFRGSPRQQLMTIFWFSFSTMFFSHRENTLSTLGRFVLIIWLFVVLIINSSYTASLTSILTVQQLTSRIEGIDSLAAGNEPIGVQDGSFARNYLIDELNIAESRLVILKSQEEYSTFLQLGPNRGGVAAIVDELPYIELFLSASNCAFKIVGQEFTKSGWGFAFQRDSPLAVDLSTAILRLSENGDLQKIHNKWLTHADCSAQGNEIDENHLSLKSFWGLFLICGIACSISLVVFFCNIICQYRKFTPEDGEAAEVDEIQPPRPQRSVCSTSVKKLIAFVDKKEAEIKEMIKPKSIDIKRQGSPSSDGHTISSA